From Thalassospiraceae bacterium LMO-JJ14:
ACATCTCCGACAACAATTTCAAGGATCAGCCGCATATCTTCGAGCTGATCTCGCACGTCAATTACTGCCTGATCATTCTTGAAGACGAGACGAAGCCGTTGATCCCCATCGGTTCGGCGGAGGGTTTTCTGGTGACGATCTGCAAATGGTTCGGCAGCAATGACAAACTGCTGCACCGCGTGGTGACGTACTTCCAGGACAGCACACAAAATCATCGCTATCATCTGCAGCAGAACCGTAAAAGAAACGAGCGCAAGTTCCGCTGAACGATGTTCCAGCTTCACCCTGTTCTTGAAAACGATTCGCTGGCGATACTGGAAACGGACACCCTGCTGGTCCGCCTGATCGACGATGCACGTTTTCCGTGGGCGCTTATCGTTCCGAAGATCGCCGGTGTCACGGAACTGCACGAATTATCCGATGCGCACTATATTGAAGCCATGGAAATGGCGCGCAAGCTCGGCGCGGTTCTGAAATCGGCCTTTCATGCCGATAAAATCAACACTGCGGCGATCGGCAACATGGTCGCGCAACTGCATATACATGTCGTCGCCCGGACCGTGGGCGATCCGGCATGGCCGGGGCCGGTGTGGGGTGCAGGCACCATGATAGCGTACGACGCCGCCGAAGCCGAACGCCGGATCGCCTTGATCCGCGCGGGCCTGTCCGGAGAGTAGCGGCGAACAGAGCCGTTTCGCCGACATGTTGAAACAACATGATTGTGTTGTTGAATATTGCTAATATCTATCAGACTTGACGATCTTTTAAGCGAAGCCGCCATGCACACAACCTCTGAAAGCACCGACAAAGCCCCGCTGTTTCCGTTGATCCGACATGTCTCGGCGTGGGTTTCCCCGGTTCTGATCCGCTCGCCCTTCAGCGCCAACGCCGTCACCACGCTGTCATTGATCGCCGGGATGTGGGCTTGCTGGTATCTGTCCCAAGGCACGTATGCCGACGGTGTGATCGCCGCGATCCTGTTCTTCGTTTGTTACATCCTGGATAATTGCGACGGCGAGGTCGCCCGTGCCAAGCAGCAGTGCTCGGTTTTCGGCGACAAATACGACACCTTCGTCGACTGGATCGTGCATACGGGTTTTTTTATCGCCCTGGGGTGGGGGACTGCCCGGCAGAGCGGTCAGGATATATGGTTATGGCTTGGCCTGTTGGGCGGCCTCGGCGGGACCATCAACTATGCAATCGGCTTGTACATGGACGCCCGCGACGGTGCCACTAGTGCCGGCGCACCGGTGGAGCCGGCGGAAAGTATTGGCGAAGCGGCCATGGCGCCGCAAACCGCGTTGCAGTGGCTGGCCTTTGTACTGCGCGAACTGTCGCGGGCCGATTTCTGTATTATCGTTCTCGTCCTGGCGCTCTTCGATCTGACGTGGGTTCTGCTGCCGACGGCAGCGCTTGGTGCACATGCCTACTGGATGATGATGTTCGTGCAAGGGGCGAGGAAGCAGCATGTTTGAGCGCGGGGACTGAACGTCCCGGACAGGTTCAATGCCGGTGGTTCCGGGCCATCCCATTGACTCGTTGCATGAAAATGCCCTTAACTTGGAACCGTTCCACTGTGCTGAATATTTTTGAGGGAAATTACCGCGGTCCCGGCCGCGTTCGGCGGCTGCGGGGAAGGCAAACATGCTCTTCGCACGACTGCTACGTTTTGTCGTCAAAAAGGGACGCATCACGGTCATTGATGCGAAAGACCGCAGGCATGTCATATCCGGGACTTCGGGACCGTCGATAACCATCCGCCTGCATGATCCGGCGCTGCACTGGAAACTGTTCGTGAACCCGAACCTGTACCTCGGCGAAGCGTACATGAACGGGACCTTTACGGTCGAAGACGGCGATATCTACGATTTTCTCGAATTCGCCATGCGCAATATGGAAATTTCCGGCGAACATCCGGTCATGCACTGGATCAGTATGGCCGACAGCCTGTTTCGCCGTGCCCAGCAATACAATCCTGCATGGCGGGCGCGGCAAAATGTCGCGCACCATTACGACCTGTCCGGACAGTTGTATGACCTGTTTCTGGACAGGGACCGGCAATATTCCTGCGCCTATTTCATCAATCCGGACGACGACCTGGAAACGGCGCAAGCCAACAAGAAGCGCCACATCGCCGCCAAGCTTTTGCTGGAGCCGGGGATGGAGGTTCTCGACATCGGCTGCGGGTGGGGCGGGCTGGCGCTGTATCTTGCCGAGGAAACCGGTGTCCGGGTGACCGGCCTGACGCTGTCGACGGAACAGCTTGCCGTGGCCCGCGACCGTGCCCGCAGGCGCGGCCTTGAGGACCGTGTGCAGTTTCACCTGCGCGATTACCGCGCGCAAACCGGGAACTTCGACCGCATCGTTTCGGTCGGCATGTTCGAGCATGTCGGGCTGAACCATTTCCCCGAGTACTTCGGCGGGCTCAGCCGCTTGCTGAACGATCGCGGGATTGCCCTGATCCATACCATCGGCCGCACCGAAATCCCCCGCGCGACGAATCCGTGGATCAGAAAATATATCTTCCCCGGCGGCTATATTCCGGCCCTCTCGGAAATGATGCAGAGCATCGAGCAGAGCCGCCTGGTGACCTGCGATGTGGAAATCCTGCGCTTGCACTATGCCGAGACGATCCTGCACTGGCGTAACCGTTTCCGCCGCAACAGGGACAAAGCACAGGAACTTTACGATGAAACGTTCTGCCGCATGTGGGATTTCTATCTGGCCGCCAGCGAGGTCTCGTTTCGGCATATGGACAGCGTCGTGTTCCAGCTTCAACTGGCGAAAAACCGGCTCAGCGTGCCGCTGACCCGCGATTACATCACGGAGTGGGAAGAGCGCCTGGAACCGCGCTCACGGCCGGCTTCCGGCGATGGCGCCGCGGCCTGAACAGCCTCCTGAACCGCCGCGCCGGGGCTATGGCAAACCTGAAACCGCTTGATCTGCATCAAATCCCCCACGCTCCGGCTTCGCTATAGTAGCGGCGAATAAAGGAGGACCGCGATGCAGGCTTGTGCCGGCGCAACGAACGACCCGGTGGAAGGTGCCGCACTGGCGGTGCGCTACGGTGGTGCCGTGCCGCGCTATACGAGCTATCCGACGGCGCCGCACTTCTCTGGCGAAATCGGGGCCGGGCGCTATGGCGAGTGGCTGCAGGCGATCGGCGCGGACGACGCCGTGTCGCTCTATCTGCATGTGCCGTTCTGCCGCGAAATGTGCTGGTACTGCGGCTGTTTCACCAAGATCGTCCGCAAGTACGAACCGATATCGGCGTATGTGAATGCGTTGCTCGGTGAGATCGATCTTGTCTCGGCACGGCTTTCGGGCAAGGCCAATGCGCGTTTCATTCACTGGGGCGGCGGCAGCCCGACGATCCTCAAGATCGAGGACTGGCACCGTATCCTGAACAGGCTGCGCGAAAAATTCGTTGTCGATGCGGATGCCGAGATCGCCGTCGAGATCGATCCGCGCACCATGACCCGCTCGTATGTCGGGGACCTTGCCCAGGCCGGTGTCAATCGCATCAGCATCGGCGTGCAGGAATTCGACGAAACCATCCAGCGCGCCATCAACCGGGTGCAGCCGTTCGAAACCACAAGGCAGGTGGTGGACTGGATTTACGACGCCGGCATCGGCAATCTCAATCTCGATCTGATGTACGGGCTGCCGGGGCAAACCCTTGGGCATGTAGAACGCATGACGGCGCGCGCCCTTGAATTCAAACCGTCGCGCATTGCGCTTTTCGGCTATGCCCATGTGCCATGGATGAAATCCCACCAGCGCCTGATCAATGAAGACGATTTACCCGGCCCCGAGGCACGCTGGCAGCAGGCGGAACGCGCCGCGGCCATGCTGGTCGAGAGCGGTTACGTGCGTGTCGGTTTCGACCACTTCGCCTTGCCGTCGGATCCGATGGCCGAAGCCGCCACGGGAAGCGTCGGGCGGAATTTTCAGGGCTACACCTCGGATACGGCGGAAAACCTGATCGGCTTCGGGGCGTCGGCGATCAGTGCGCTTGCGCAGGGATACGCGCAGAATGTCGCCTCGTTGCCGTCGTACATGGCGGCCGTCGAAAAAGGCGAACTGCCGATTGCCCGCGGCATCGAGCTGACGTCGGACGACAAGCTCAGGCGTTTCGTGATCGAACGGATAATGTGCGACATGACGGTCGATATCGGCGAAGCGTGCCGCAAATACGGCATGGACGCGGACACCCTCGATGCACAGCTCGCATACCTGGAACCGATGATCCGTGACGGCCTTGTCGAGGTGGCGGACCGGGCGATCCGGGTCAGCGAAGCCGGGCGGCCGCTGGTGCGCAATGTCGCCGCGGCTTTCGATGCCTATCTCGAAACCGGAAAGGCCCGGCATTCATCGGCCATTTAGGGGCGGTGAAGTGCCCGGCTTATTTCTCGTCGAGGACGGTGGCGCCGTTCCATGAAGGCGGCGGCGGGGTTTCGGCGAAGGACCGGCATTTGGCCCGGAGTTGGGCGACCACCGCATCGTCGGGATATTGCCCGGCCAGCTGATCGAGAATGAACAGCGCGTCGGCGAAGTCACGGTGCAGATAAAAATCG
This genomic window contains:
- a CDS encoding cyclopropane-fatty-acyl-phospholipid synthase family protein, whose translation is MLFARLLRFVVKKGRITVIDAKDRRHVISGTSGPSITIRLHDPALHWKLFVNPNLYLGEAYMNGTFTVEDGDIYDFLEFAMRNMEISGEHPVMHWISMADSLFRRAQQYNPAWRARQNVAHHYDLSGQLYDLFLDRDRQYSCAYFINPDDDLETAQANKKRHIAAKLLLEPGMEVLDIGCGWGGLALYLAEETGVRVTGLTLSTEQLAVARDRARRRGLEDRVQFHLRDYRAQTGNFDRIVSVGMFEHVGLNHFPEYFGGLSRLLNDRGIALIHTIGRTEIPRATNPWIRKYIFPGGYIPALSEMMQSIEQSRLVTCDVEILRLHYAETILHWRNRFRRNRDKAQELYDETFCRMWDFYLAASEVSFRHMDSVVFQLQLAKNRLSVPLTRDYITEWEERLEPRSRPASGDGAAA
- a CDS encoding CDP-alcohol phosphatidyltransferase family protein; the protein is MHTTSESTDKAPLFPLIRHVSAWVSPVLIRSPFSANAVTTLSLIAGMWACWYLSQGTYADGVIAAILFFVCYILDNCDGEVARAKQQCSVFGDKYDTFVDWIVHTGFFIALGWGTARQSGQDIWLWLGLLGGLGGTINYAIGLYMDARDGATSAGAPVEPAESIGEAAMAPQTALQWLAFVLRELSRADFCIIVLVLALFDLTWVLLPTAALGAHAYWMMMFVQGARKQHV
- the hemN gene encoding oxygen-independent coproporphyrinogen III oxidase: MQACAGATNDPVEGAALAVRYGGAVPRYTSYPTAPHFSGEIGAGRYGEWLQAIGADDAVSLYLHVPFCREMCWYCGCFTKIVRKYEPISAYVNALLGEIDLVSARLSGKANARFIHWGGGSPTILKIEDWHRILNRLREKFVVDADAEIAVEIDPRTMTRSYVGDLAQAGVNRISIGVQEFDETIQRAINRVQPFETTRQVVDWIYDAGIGNLNLDLMYGLPGQTLGHVERMTARALEFKPSRIALFGYAHVPWMKSHQRLINEDDLPGPEARWQQAERAAAMLVESGYVRVGFDHFALPSDPMAEAATGSVGRNFQGYTSDTAENLIGFGASAISALAQGYAQNVASLPSYMAAVEKGELPIARGIELTSDDKLRRFVIERIMCDMTVDIGEACRKYGMDADTLDAQLAYLEPMIRDGLVEVADRAIRVSEAGRPLVRNVAAAFDAYLETGKARHSSAI
- a CDS encoding HIT family protein, with the protein product MFQLHPVLENDSLAILETDTLLVRLIDDARFPWALIVPKIAGVTELHELSDAHYIEAMEMARKLGAVLKSAFHADKINTAAIGNMVAQLHIHVVARTVGDPAWPGPVWGAGTMIAYDAAEAERRIALIRAGLSGE